CACGAACGGCTGGATCGAATATCATGATTGGTGCGATCTTCGTTATCGCTGCCCTTATTCTTGGCGAGGGCGTTCTTGATGCCGCCAGACTTATTCCATTATCAGTTCTCGGCGTCTTACTCCTTTTTGCCGGCAGTCAGCTCAGTTTGACGATTCTTGATGTGAAAAATCGTAAAGATTTGTTCATTACGACATTGATTCTCGGTGTTACGTTGGCATCCAATCTTGCTGTCGGGTTCATTCTCGGTTCAATCATGTGGTATGTCTTGCAAAACAAATCGTTCTCGGTGTGATCAGTCGTTCATCCAACGCAACACCTGTATTGAGTCATGACGTATGGCGCTCCATAGCTTTTTCAACGGCTGCGCGGCATATCAAACCGGGCTGCCAAAAAGAGGAGTGCCAATCCCACAACCGGGATAACAATATCTGTATAAAAGACGGCTCCGGCGTTCCCCGGAGCAAAATTGTGATGGACAATCATATCCTTGATATGTCCTGCAGCCGCCCCAAGCAGAAAACAGGAAGGCCCTAAGATTGCCGCGCAACGAAATGATAAGCTCGCCTTGAAGGCAAGTACCCCGACGAGTCCAAATCCCAGACTTGCTGTCGCCACTTCAAATTGAAAGGGACTTGGTGCCCAACCAATAAAGTGGGCCACCATATCACCATAAAACGCATGAATAACAAAATTATACAAAAAACTTATTCCGATATTCAAAAAAAGAAACCAGGAAAGCGCGATGTCGACAGCCAGTGCCGTGTCAAGCTGACGAAAGCGCATAAGAAGACGAATTAACGTGATTGCCAGCCAACAGAGAAACAACACCAAGGTGTCATTGGCCAGTACAAACCGGATACTCTCTTCAATCATTCTGTTGCCTCCAGGGCACGGGGAGAATTGACATTATGACGCCCTTACCGTTAAATTCACCATTGCTCTTTTAAAATATTTTGCGCGTGACTGGCGAGGCATATGGAATCAACCATAAGGAAGCGCGCAAACCATTCCAAGCCGCTCGCCTGGGCTGCATCATCCCGATGTGAACATCTCAACAAAGGGGACGCGCCCATGCACACCTGTCTTGATCTTTTAGCCCAATCGGATTCATCTTTACAAGAAGCACTTGTCGGAGAAATGCGACGACAGTCGACGGGCATTGAACTCATCCCTTCAGAAAACTACACCTATCCCGAAGTACTCTGCCTGCTTGGCAGCGTGTTCACCAACAAATACGCCGAAGGCTATCCTGGCCGACGCTATTACGGTGGTCAAGAATTCACTGATGTGATCGAAAATATGGCTCGGGAACGGGCGTGTGCGGTGTTCGGAGCCGAACATGCCAATGTGCAGCCGCTTTCCGGCTCCCCCATGAATCAAGCCGTGTATCTCGGTTTGCTCGAGCCTGGCGACACCATCCTGGCTATGGATTTATCACACGGGGGACATTTGACCCACGGTGCCCCGGTCTCTCATATGGGCAAACTGTTTCAATTTATCCGGTATAAGACGGATCCGGCAACAGGCGCCATCGATATGGACGAAGTCATGTCGTTGGCCAAAAAGCACCGGCCCAAGCTCGTCCTTACCGGCTATACGTCATACCCACGCGATATGGACTATGCAGCTTTTAAAGCAGTGGCCGATTCTGTCGGCGCTCTCACGATGACCGATGCTTCGCATTATGCCGGTATGGTGGCCGGTGGAGCCATGATGAACCCATTTGATGCCGGCTTCGATGTCGTCACGACGACATCACACAAATCGTTGCGCGGACCACGTGGTGGTATCATTTTATGCCGCAAGGATTTAGCCGCACGCATCGATAAATCCGTCTTCCCCGGACTTCAAGGCGGACCGCATATGAATGTCATTGCAGCTATTGCATATACTATGAAACGAGCTGCCGAACCGGCATTCCGGGAATATGCCGCTCACGTCGTTTCCAACGCCAAAGCTCTGGCGGCACGACTTATGGAGCTTGGTGCAGACTTAATCACGGGAGGGACCGACAACCATATGCTCGTGATGAATACGCAGACGACCTATGGCATAAACGGCAGAGAGGCCGAAGAAGCTTTGGACGCAGCCGGTATCACTGTCAATAAGCAAATCGTCCCGGACGATCCCAATCCACCGCTTCGTCCCAGCGGAATTCGTGTCGGTACGCCAGCCGCCACGACACGAGGCATGGGCAATAGCGACATGACCCAATTGGCCGACTGGATGCATGAAATTTTGCAACATCCGAACAACACCGGTCGTATTGCTGAAATCAAGCGTGACGTGGAACACTTCTGCGCTCAGTTTCCTGTTCCCGGTATCGACATGACAGATCTCGATTTGAACAGTTAACAAACGAATTACATTGATTGATGGGAAAGACCCGGCTGAGGCTTCTACCGCTTTGGTTGGGTCTTTTCTTTCGTGTGCACACGCCAAGAGTAAACACTTGTCAACGTGAGAAAGCCAAAAATCATGACCATAAATGCGACAATACTCCATTGCGCATCAATAAAAGCCAACCCCAAAGCTGCAAGACCAATCAGACTCAATCCCCAGCCTCCAAGTCGATGCGTCTTTTTCCACGCAACGTTGTCATGCATGATCCAAGGATAGCGTAATCCAAAGCTCGGATTGGGTTCTATACGGGGTATGACCGCACCCACAATAAGGAACAGGCAGCCAACGGCAAATTTAACAACGAAGTTCATATTGATGTGAAAGCCGAGAGCATAAGCGATAAGCGCCCAGGCCAATGCGATGAGAAAGCCAACGACGGCCAGCATTCCGGCCTGCATAGCTTGCGAGAAGGACGTTTTCAAAGATGAAAAAGACAGGGGGCGCACCTTCAGAAAGAACAAAAGCCAGAGAACAACAGGAAGCCCTGTGCATACCCAGACAATGCTTTTGTTGGCAACGCTCACAGCACCGTCTGTTCCAAAGTGGATGGGCAATGTAGCAGGAAGATGGTTATAAACAAAAACTGTCGCGACAAGCGATGCCCATGCGATCATCCCTGCAAGCCAGATCATGTGGGAATACTCATTGGACATTATCCGGTTCAACTTGACCGGCAGGGTTATCAGAAACAGCCGGCCCCGAAAGATCAGTGGGAAGAGCCGGAAGTTCGATGGTCGGCGCATTGCCTGCAACGGGTTCATGCTTTTCCACAACAGCAATCATAGCACCGAATTTATCACCACCAAAAGGAACAGGGTCAAATTCTCGGATAAACATATTAGAAATAACGCCATCAAGATAAAGAGCGCTCCGGCAGCCAAATTTATCTCGAAACATGGTGGCAAACTCATAAAATGAAACCGGTTCATTGGATTTGACGAATACAACGATCTTATCGCCAATAATACCGACGCCGCTTCGTATCTTACGATGCTTAGACCCTTCAGTAAAAAGCGGATTCAACGTCCCATCTTGCAAGAGTAAGGGACCAGACTGCGTTGCAAAGCGAACATGATGCGTCGCGGCGACATGAGGATATTGTTCGGACGCGACAATGCCGGCTCGATTATCCGTAATATAGAACACACCATTCGGCTTCATATAGAAATTGCCGTATCCGTCACCGAGTTCGAGAGGAACGATCTCACGTCCCTCTTCGACATAGAGTCCAACGGGACGAAAATCAGGATTAAAGATGCCTGCATTGGTTGCAAAAACCAATTGATAGCCATGTTGATCCACAAGATGAGACAACGCGGAAAAATTGGAAATATGTTGCCCACTGTCGCCTTTCCAGAAGAGTCGAACATCGGTTTCGTCAATATCAAGAAGAAACGACGTATAGTCTTCACCACCGTAATCAAACAGATCGGCGCCAAGAGCAAAGGCCGAGATCGGTGGTGGATTCGACATTTTGGGTTCAGAAGCAGGCGACATGGAGAAGACAAGAAATGCTGTCACAACGATATTATAAACCAGACTCAAAGCAAGCAGGAGTCCGAGTCGGGTTATACCTGAAGTAGGCTGTGTGACAGGAGAAAGATCGATGATATGACAGCGCACCCCAAGGCCGCTCAAACGGTTGGAAAGAAGTTCTGCATCGTCAAAGGAAAGTGGATATCGTGTCATAACTTGTTTAGGACGAAGACGAGTTTCGACGATAACGTCATTGTTCTCACGGAAATGTTGAAATTCAACAAGAGCATCCTCTCGATTTGCATCTGAAGAAAGCCCAATAAAAACGAGGCCATACCCACTATGGGGACGAGTATTCATAGTGCTGCCGAAAAAACACGAAAAACAGCGTGTGCGACATGGTTGAATGCCTGCGCGATCATAAGTACACTCTCCATACCAAGCAACACCGCAGACCAAGCTCCATGGCTGGCTGCATCACACGGTAAACTTTTTGGATCGACGTTTTCCGAGGTATGAAAGATCGCATGAGGATATACGCTCTCCCGGCCCGTTTCAGTCTGCTCCTGCTTCTTCTGTCGGCGTTTTTTGTAACAGGGTATTCCGCACCGGCCAACGCCTTCGATATGGCCGCGTATTACAAGAAAACAGCAAACAAAAGCAAGGAAGCCTTTTTGGCCAATTTTCCTTACAAGGTCTATCTTGAATCGGTTTCGTTCATCAATTTTCGAGTTCTGGAGCAGCATCGCCGCTTTCTTAACACCAAAATCGGTGCCGGAGATGATTTTCTGTATTATCTTGGTGAGAATTTTATCAAAATATACCCTATCTCACGCCAAAACCTTCTGGGAAAAATCAAAATCGGCGAAAAATATTTGGCGAAAAAGCATGGTGTGCGTCATGCGCAAAATGAAGCTTATGTGAGTATCGGTTACTTCATCTTAAGTGCTACAGCCCGCACAATTGTCGAGGAAGTGAAAAAAGGGGTTTTTGATCTCTCTGCCCCGGACAATGAAAAAATCGTTGTCAGACTTCGAAAAAATCGCGTTTACCTTCCTATTGATAAAGGGACGTTGGAAAAAATTCTCGACGCGCTCAAAGCCGGGAATTTCGATTACCTTGGCGACCGAATGAAGTTGAAACTCTATGAATACTCGGAGTCTGTTACCGATTGGCTCGATATGGACTCTCAAAATGACGTGCTCGCTTCAAATATCCAATTTCATAATCACTATCGAGATTACCCGATCGCTTCCGGTCACGCCGTTCATGTATATAAGCTGACGTCGCGCGCGGATGGATCGAAAATTGGGTATGCGGTATTCCTCCGTCGCCCCGAACTCAACGCCCATTATTTTGCTTACAAGGATATTCTGGGAAAATTTCGACAAACTCAAAAAAAACAATCTGTTGTTCTCGCCACAACAGGAGGCTTCACCAATAACTTGCGTCAACCGGAAGGACTGACCGTAGAGCGCGGCAAGGTTGTCAACGCCGTTCTCATGCCCGATCGCCATGGGCTTGTTCTTGTTGACGATACGGGTGGAATCAGTGTCGTCAACCTCAAACGCAAAATCATCCATTTACGCAACGGTCCAAACTCGTTGTTGCGGATCACCAATCCCCTGACAAGCCTCATTTCCTATTCGAAACTGCTCGCCTGGTGCAAACGATTTAAAGTCACGCTATTTCAGACACAACTCTTGGCGTATAGCGATAAACTCATGATCGATGAGCAACGTGCAAAAAAGCAGCTTCGTGAACGGCGTATTCTCGTGCTCGAACGAGACAAAAAAACAAGTGTTCTCTATCACGTCGTGTTCGATATCCAAAAATCATCCAATTTGGCGGTCATTGCCCGAGAAATTTACGCCAATCGCGTGAAAAACGGCAAAAAAATCGAAGCCATGCTCAATTTGGATGTCGGTTCGTACAATATTCTCGACGTGTTTACGAAGCAGGGAAAGAAAGTTCCCGGCCCAAGTGGCCCTGTCGACGTCGTCAAGGCGACCAATCTTATTGTGTATACAAGATAGCGTGCCGTCGTTCCTATTCTATTACGACGCAACGGCTCTGCACGGTCGCGATTATTAGATTTCAAAAATCCGTCCGACTCCCATATGGGTAAAGCGCGAACCGAGCATTCCCTGCATGTAGCCGGCAACGACAGGTCCGGTGCAGTGTCCTGCGGCGACATCCAGTTCTTGACGACGAGCTAGTTCCTCCATGGCCGCTTGCTGCTGTTCCGGTTCTGCCGGACCAAGATGCGTTCCACCAATGAGAAAATTTGCCTTCCGTCCAATATGCTCCTCTGCGTCCGTCAGCACATTGATTACCCCTGCATGAGCACAACCTGTCACGACAGCAATTCTCTGGTCGCCCTCTATGACAAGTGTTAAGTCGTCATGAAACGGATCTGTTTCAGTGCCCCCATCATGCATGGTCACCAGGCTTGGAACCGGCTTTTCGTACGGTGTTACCCGGGGAATGTCTGCTAACAGTGTAATACCCGGCCAGGGATTCGCTTTGCGTTCAATAAAATGAAAACGCGCCCCTAAATCTTCATATGCTTTCTGTGACTTGGACATGCCAATATTTCGCAATGCTCCATTCTCTTCATCCAAGTGCGCTGAGAAAACATCGGCATGACAATAAATCGGCAGTGGGGCACGCCGGACTTTCAACAACTTTTCAAGCCCGCCGGTATGGTCATAATGTCCATGACTCAACACAAGCGCATTGAGTTGGTCCGGTTCGTAATCAAGCGACTCTAAATTTGGCAACAGTGCCCGTCCGCCCCCAGTATCGTATAAAATATGTGTATCATTATGTTCAATCCAAATGCTCAATCCGTGTTCAGCCAATAGCGGCCCCACATCCGCAACCAAATTCTCAACAACCACAGTAAGACGACTCATGCCTACCTCTCCTTATTTTGTCGACGTCACTCCCCATTGGGAGCATCATGAATCAAGCAGTATGCCAATCCACTCCAGCTCGGCGTTATTGTGTATACTCAAGCACATTTCGAAGACGCCGGGTCCATGACACAGCTCATACCGCACGTGCACGCTTCCTTTATGCCGATGGCTTCCATAGAATTTGGTGAAAACCACGCAAGACGCGCATTTGCTTAAAAACTCTGGCATCGCGACGCAATGCAAACGTTGTGTAGTCTCAGACTGAACATTGGCTTACAATCGCCGGCAAGCAAATCACTGGCGAAGGAATGCTGAAACAACTTCAAAACAATATCAATCTATCTTGGCCAAGTCTTGTCCACGTCCCCTTGTCGCAAATTGGAAGAGCATTCAGGTTGAAGCCGATAGACTTGAGCAAGCAGAGACAGGACTGGTCTCCGATAAACTGTGGAAAATCACGGAGACAAGAGCCCTCACCAACGAAACTCGTGACGAACGCACTGTCTTCCGCAATACTACCAACGATTATTACCCTGAAATTGTTCTCGTTTTCTCCTATTCTTTCGTTTCAGTGCATCAAGCACACGAAGAGGTGCTTCCGTATGCGTTTCTGGGCTTATACCATGCGTCGCAAGAGCAGCCTCCGCCGCTCGTCCCAAGGGCACTTCACATGATGCTTGTTGTTCAAGTAGACGACGAATGGCTTGCAACTCTCCAAGCGTTTCGCGCTGAACGGCCAGTAATTCGCGTAGTAAATCTGTATTTTCCGGCATGAGCAAATCGTCAGGAGATATGTTTTTTCAAAGCATCAACCACCTTGGCAGCATGTCCAGCCGATTTGGCGACTTTGGGCCACGCTTCCACAACGTTACCATCAGGACCAACGAGAACAGTGCTCCGTACGACGCCCATGGATTCCTTGCCATACATCTTTTTGAGGCGCCATGCTCCATAGGCCATCAAAACAGTCTTCTCCGGATCACTCAAAAGGGTAATACCAAGTTGATGTTTTTCGATAAAAGAACGATGCGACTTGGCGGAATCCTTGCTGATTCCCAGAACAACGGCATTGTGTTTCGCAAATTCATCGGCAAGAGCAGTAAATTCTAGGGCTTCCGTCGTACAGCCCGTCGTATTGTCACGAGGATAAAAATATACGACGACAAATTTTCCTTTGAAATACGAAAGGCACACCATGTTTTCAGAAGCATCCGGTAAACAGAACTCCGGAGCGGGCTGGCCACTTTCCGGAAACGATGTCTCACTCATTGCTCTCTCCCGTTCCTCAAAAAGTAATTTTATCATGTTCGCAAGGGTTGCACACCCCGCTTGTCCACATCTCTCCCTCATACAGAATGCAGCGGACAACGGCTGCATTAGGAAGGGAGGCAGATTCTCGAAAATGATAAAATTTTTCCATTGTGGATGCCGAAATCACGTCTTCTCGGTACAGCATACGCCACAACATCGCTCGGATAACCTGTCCATGAGTAAAAACCGCTGTGAATCCGTTCAATGTGGTCAGCCTGTGCAGAGCAGTATCGACACGTGCAATAAAAGCTTCGAAAGACTCTGCCCCATCACCGTCAATATACTGCGGATCGTTCCTTGCCCAATACGCTCGGACATCCGGTCGCCGGTCGGCTCCTGTAGTACCGGCGTATTTGATGGGAGCAAGATAAGTAAACTCATGAACGTCCCACTCCTCAACAGGTATCCCGGCAAATCGTTCCAACAATGGTGCTGCCGTCAGTTGCGTTCGAATGTAGCGTGAGACCACAATCCGGTTCGGAGACGCTGAAAAAAGCTTGGCAAGTTGTTTGGCTTGATACTCTCCTACGTCTGTAATCCGTGTTGACTGAGGACTTTTTGTCGGCAGACCGGCATTTGAATCGCTTTGAGCATGGCGAATGAGCCAGATAGCATTCATGCCGTCGGCTTCTTGATTGTTTGAAGATATAACAAAGCTGAACCAAGAATAGCGAACGGAAACAAAAACAAATTGAGCACGGGGATAAGCAAAGGCACTCCAAAACCGAGCAATGCAAACTTACGGCTCCATACAGCACCCAAGCGGCTTCTAAAATCCGGCACATCTTTGGACAAGGAAAAGTCGACGAAGTCCCAGGCTAAAAACAGCATTGCCGCAATCAGAGACAAGACCTGGCCGATAACAGGAACAAAAAATAAGGCTAACGGCACAATGAGCAGAAACAT
The window above is part of the Desulfovibrio inopinatus DSM 10711 genome. Proteins encoded here:
- a CDS encoding peroxiredoxin, with protein sequence MSETSFPESGQPAPEFCLPDASENMVCLSYFKGKFVVVYFYPRDNTTGCTTEALEFTALADEFAKHNAVVLGISKDSAKSHRSFIEKHQLGITLLSDPEKTVLMAYGAWRLKKMYGKESMGVVRSTVLVGPDGNVVEAWPKVAKSAGHAAKVVDALKKHIS
- the glyA gene encoding serine hydroxymethyltransferase; the encoded protein is MHTCLDLLAQSDSSLQEALVGEMRRQSTGIELIPSENYTYPEVLCLLGSVFTNKYAEGYPGRRYYGGQEFTDVIENMARERACAVFGAEHANVQPLSGSPMNQAVYLGLLEPGDTILAMDLSHGGHLTHGAPVSHMGKLFQFIRYKTDPATGAIDMDEVMSLAKKHRPKLVLTGYTSYPRDMDYAAFKAVADSVGALTMTDASHYAGMVAGGAMMNPFDAGFDVVTTTSHKSLRGPRGGIILCRKDLAARIDKSVFPGLQGGPHMNVIAAIAYTMKRAAEPAFREYAAHVVSNAKALAARLMELGADLITGGTDNHMLVMNTQTTYGINGREAEEALDAAGITVNKQIVPDDPNPPLRPSGIRVGTPAATTRGMGNSDMTQLADWMHEILQHPNNTGRIAEIKRDVEHFCAQFPVPGIDMTDLDLNS
- a CDS encoding phosphodiester glycosidase family protein; translation: MNTRPHSGYGLVFIGLSSDANREDALVEFQHFRENNDVIVETRLRPKQVMTRYPLSFDDAELLSNRLSGLGVRCHIIDLSPVTQPTSGITRLGLLLALSLVYNIVVTAFLVFSMSPASEPKMSNPPPISAFALGADLFDYGGEDYTSFLLDIDETDVRLFWKGDSGQHISNFSALSHLVDQHGYQLVFATNAGIFNPDFRPVGLYVEEGREIVPLELGDGYGNFYMKPNGVFYITDNRAGIVASEQYPHVAATHHVRFATQSGPLLLQDGTLNPLFTEGSKHRKIRSGVGIIGDKIVVFVKSNEPVSFYEFATMFRDKFGCRSALYLDGVISNMFIREFDPVPFGGDKFGAMIAVVEKHEPVAGNAPTIELPALPTDLSGPAVSDNPAGQVEPDNVQ
- a CDS encoding SdpI family protein codes for the protein MIWLAGMIAWASLVATVFVYNHLPATLPIHFGTDGAVSVANKSIVWVCTGLPVVLWLLFFLKVRPLSFSSLKTSFSQAMQAGMLAVVGFLIALAWALIAYALGFHINMNFVVKFAVGCLFLIVGAVIPRIEPNPSFGLRYPWIMHDNVAWKKTHRLGGWGLSLIGLAALGLAFIDAQWSIVAFMVMIFGFLTLTSVYSWRVHTKEKTQPKR
- a CDS encoding DUF6790 family protein, which gives rise to MIEESIRFVLANDTLVLFLCWLAITLIRLLMRFRQLDTALAVDIALSWFLFLNIGISFLYNFVIHAFYGDMVAHFIGWAPSPFQFEVATASLGFGLVGVLAFKASLSFRCAAILGPSCFLLGAAAGHIKDMIVHHNFAPGNAGAVFYTDIVIPVVGLALLFLAARFDMPRSR
- a CDS encoding histidine phosphatase family protein, with the translated sequence MNAIWLIRHAQSDSNAGLPTKSPQSTRITDVGEYQAKQLAKLFSASPNRIVVSRYIRTQLTAAPLLERFAGIPVEEWDVHEFTYLAPIKYAGTTGADRRPDVRAYWARNDPQYIDGDGAESFEAFIARVDTALHRLTTLNGFTAVFTHGQVIRAMLWRMLYREDVISASTMEKFYHFRESASLPNAAVVRCILYEGEMWTSGVCNPCEHDKITF
- a CDS encoding MBL fold metallo-hydrolase; this encodes MSRLTVVVENLVADVGPLLAEHGLSIWIEHNDTHILYDTGGGRALLPNLESLDYEPDQLNALVLSHGHYDHTGGLEKLLKVRRAPLPIYCHADVFSAHLDEENGALRNIGMSKSQKAYEDLGARFHFIERKANPWPGITLLADIPRVTPYEKPVPSLVTMHDGGTETDPFHDDLTLVIEGDQRIAVVTGCAHAGVINVLTDAEEHIGRKANFLIGGTHLGPAEPEQQQAAMEELARRQELDVAAGHCTGPVVAGYMQGMLGSRFTHMGVGRIFEI